One window from the genome of Bacillus tianshenii encodes:
- a CDS encoding ABC transporter substrate-binding protein has product MRKGYVVFTILLLLLGLVGCGANESSGDSEEKVKDTLVFGRGGDSVSLDPAEVTDGESFKVTENIYDTLVQFGDMDTEIYPSLAKEWNVSDDGLTYTFDLRENVTFHDGTAFNADAVVYNFERWMNPNEKQEGNFAFYRSMFGGFKGDEGHVIQEVKAVDEHTVEIVLKRPQAPFLKNLTMASFSIASPQALKEYGDEYGQNPVGTGPFIFKEWKRNDRIVLEKNEEYWMEEYPKLNRVIFKAIPDNSSRLNALKTGEIDMMDGVEPSSVEEIEESEELQTFIRPSMNIGYLGLNVTRGPLENKYVRQALNHAVDKKAIIDAFFMGQAEPAKNPIPPSVEGYNDEIEAYPYDLEKAKELLAKGGYPDGFEMDLWAMPVSRPYMPNGQKVAEAIQASFKEIGVTTNIQSYEWATYIEKVIAGEADAFLLGWTAPNGDADNFLYTLLDKESIGSSNSSRYANDQLHELLVEAQSTIGQEKRNQLYKQALEIIHEDAPWIPLVHSTPALAGTNTITGFHPHPNSSVDLTKVEFE; this is encoded by the coding sequence TGAATCGAGCGGGGATTCTGAGGAGAAAGTGAAAGATACGCTCGTGTTTGGCCGTGGCGGGGATTCTGTTTCCCTAGATCCGGCTGAAGTAACAGATGGTGAATCATTCAAAGTTACCGAAAATATCTATGATACCCTTGTTCAGTTTGGCGACATGGACACAGAGATTTACCCATCATTAGCAAAAGAATGGAACGTCTCGGATGACGGGTTAACGTATACATTTGACTTAAGAGAAAATGTTACGTTTCATGACGGAACAGCGTTCAACGCAGATGCTGTAGTGTATAACTTTGAGAGATGGATGAATCCAAATGAAAAACAAGAAGGGAATTTTGCTTTCTACCGCTCAATGTTTGGAGGATTTAAAGGAGACGAAGGCCATGTGATTCAGGAAGTGAAAGCAGTTGATGAGCATACTGTAGAAATTGTCCTCAAACGTCCACAAGCACCTTTCTTGAAGAATTTAACAATGGCATCCTTCTCCATTGCAAGTCCGCAGGCATTAAAGGAATATGGTGATGAATATGGGCAGAACCCTGTTGGAACAGGACCTTTCATCTTTAAAGAATGGAAAAGAAATGACCGGATTGTGTTAGAAAAAAATGAAGAATATTGGATGGAAGAGTATCCGAAGTTAAACCGAGTAATCTTTAAGGCGATTCCAGATAACTCTTCAAGGTTGAATGCGTTGAAAACGGGCGAGATTGATATGATGGATGGTGTTGAGCCAAGTAGTGTAGAAGAAATAGAAGAGAGTGAAGAGCTTCAAACGTTTATTCGACCATCAATGAATATCGGTTATTTAGGGTTGAATGTTACGCGGGGACCGTTAGAGAATAAGTACGTCCGCCAAGCATTGAACCATGCAGTTGATAAGAAAGCGATTATCGATGCCTTTTTCATGGGCCAAGCTGAGCCAGCTAAGAACCCTATTCCTCCGTCAGTGGAAGGGTATAACGACGAAATTGAAGCTTACCCTTACGACTTAGAAAAGGCAAAAGAGCTCTTGGCAAAGGGTGGTTATCCTGATGGCTTTGAAATGGACCTATGGGCAATGCCTGTATCGCGTCCATATATGCCAAATGGTCAAAAGGTTGCCGAAGCGATTCAAGCAAGCTTCAAAGAAATTGGTGTCACAACAAACATTCAGTCATATGAATGGGCAACCTATATTGAGAAAGTCATTGCTGGTGAGGCAGACGCATTCTTATTAGGTTGGACAGCACCTAATGGTGATGCAGATAACTTCCTTTATACATTGCTAGACAAAGAAAGTATCGGAAGCAGTAACTCTTCTCGTTATGCAAACGACCAGCTGCATGAGCTATTAGTCGAGGCACAATCTACAATTGGCCAAGAAAAGCGAAATCAGCTATACAAGCAGGCATTAGAAATTATTCATGAGGACGCTCCGTGGATTCCTCTCGTTCATTCCACGCCTGCACTGGCTGGCACAAATACGATTACTGGCTTCCACCCTCATCCAAATTCAAGTGTTGATTTAACAAAAGTAGAATTTGAATAG
- a CDS encoding acetate uptake transporter: MNNNVKIADPGPLGLAAFALTTFILSLSNAQILPPSLSHLFLTLGLFYGGGVQVLAGMWEFRNGNTFAATAFSSYGAFWMSLSAMVYLELNGILNFGADGKMAVGTYLVGWTIFTLYMWIGTFRLNRVLNVTFSFLLVTFILLDLAEFGLIPSTFGGYFGLITAFCAWYGSAAGVLNPLYRRDILPVGDLSQMKKSA, translated from the coding sequence ATGAATAACAACGTAAAAATTGCTGATCCTGGACCATTAGGCTTGGCTGCCTTTGCACTTACAACATTTATTCTAAGTTTATCAAATGCACAAATCTTACCGCCTTCCCTATCACATTTATTTCTAACGCTTGGTTTATTTTATGGCGGTGGCGTGCAAGTTTTAGCAGGGATGTGGGAGTTCCGCAATGGAAATACATTCGCAGCTACTGCATTCTCATCTTATGGAGCATTTTGGATGTCTCTTTCAGCAATGGTTTATTTAGAGTTGAATGGGATTCTAAACTTTGGCGCTGATGGAAAGATGGCCGTTGGTACATACCTAGTAGGTTGGACAATTTTCACTTTATATATGTGGATTGGAACTTTCCGATTAAATCGCGTCTTAAACGTTACGTTCTCTTTTTTACTTGTGACATTTATCTTGTTAGATTTAGCTGAATTCGGTTTAATTCCAAGCACTTTTGGCGGATACTTTGGTCTTATCACAGCTTTCTGTGCATGGTATGGCTCTGCTGCAGGTGTTTTGAACCCTCTTTATCGACGAGACATTTTACCAGTAGGGGATTTAAGTCAAATGAAGAAAAGTGCATAA
- a CDS encoding fatty acid desaturase has product MDKLHTFAWYAARVAPHLPKEAFKPVPTRLLGGLVFLLIAVAGIVSIGVFDFNVWINLGIALVLGSSFASLGFLGHEILHGTVVRKAWLRDFLGGIAFLPLTTGPRLWRKWHNMEHHQHTQDEEKDPDAWLTIEELAKHRFLTWIYRLPFGVRAFVSFLSLTFTFTMHSTNMFKQYIKEFKPEKKPAVWVQFLFPWAVWISLLFVLGFEKWLYAYLLPVLIGNFIVMAYISTNHRLNPLVPVNDPLANCLTVTVPKWVDVIHFNFSYHTEHHLFPGMSPKYYPMVKDHIKRMWPERYHEMSLTRALIALWKTPRIYYKQNELVDPHQLHLYGSLGHGLDPMNIKFRKLKIKKKNADSKLKNAAD; this is encoded by the coding sequence ATGGACAAACTTCATACGTTTGCATGGTACGCAGCACGCGTAGCTCCGCATCTGCCTAAAGAAGCTTTCAAACCTGTACCAACACGTTTGTTAGGCGGGCTTGTATTTTTGCTTATCGCAGTAGCCGGGATTGTTTCGATTGGGGTATTTGATTTTAATGTATGGATTAATCTTGGCATTGCTTTAGTATTAGGTTCAAGCTTTGCATCACTTGGATTTCTTGGTCATGAAATTTTACATGGAACAGTTGTTAGAAAAGCATGGCTTCGTGATTTCCTGGGTGGTATTGCCTTCTTGCCGTTGACGACAGGACCTCGCTTATGGAGAAAATGGCATAATATGGAGCACCATCAACATACACAAGATGAAGAAAAAGACCCTGATGCATGGTTAACTATCGAAGAGCTTGCTAAGCATCGCTTTTTGACTTGGATTTACCGTCTTCCGTTTGGTGTACGGGCTTTCGTAAGCTTTTTGTCTTTAACGTTCACGTTCACAATGCATTCTACAAATATGTTTAAGCAATATATTAAAGAATTTAAGCCTGAAAAGAAGCCTGCTGTTTGGGTTCAATTCCTTTTCCCTTGGGCAGTGTGGATTAGCCTATTGTTTGTACTAGGATTTGAAAAGTGGCTGTACGCGTATTTGTTGCCTGTGTTAATCGGAAACTTTATTGTAATGGCTTATATTTCAACAAACCATCGTTTGAATCCGTTAGTTCCAGTTAATGATCCATTAGCAAACTGCTTAACAGTAACAGTTCCGAAATGGGTAGATGTCATTCACTTTAACTTCTCATACCATACAGAGCATCACTTGTTCCCAGGTATGAGCCCGAAATATTATCCAATGGTGAAAGACCATATTAAAAGAATGTGGCCTGAGCGTTATCACGAAATGTCGTTGACAAGAGCGCTTATTGCACTTTGGAAAACACCAAGGATTTATTACAAACAAAATGAATTAGTTGACCCTCATCAACTACATCTATACGGTTCATTAGGACATGGGCTTGATCCAATGAATATCAAGTTCCGTAAGTTAAAAATTAAAAAGAAAAACGCAGATTCTAAATTAAAGAATGCAGCGGATTAA
- the ablB gene encoding putative beta-lysine N-acetyltransferase, translating into MQTLKLVSNFTELQKTISIEPVNRRIKIYQLPQAEELNEFMYYIRELGFQKECDKLIFYVKKPELAYLDSRFAYEGCIKGFFNGVDAHIYSLFLDPDRNDVVETEKERFVMELVRETKEWNEDTPLPKGYRMRWANEYDCEQMAELYDRVFASYPTPMNDPDFILTMMNSQVYFSVIERDGQIVSACSSDIMPDFNAAELTDCATLKEHRDKGLLSYQVFELERRMKRMKIHTMFSYSRSVSAGMNLVNARHGYVYGGRMISNSNISGSLENMNIWYKNLI; encoded by the coding sequence ATGCAAACATTGAAGCTGGTTTCTAATTTCACAGAGTTGCAGAAGACAATAAGTATAGAACCAGTTAATCGAAGAATTAAAATTTATCAACTTCCGCAAGCAGAAGAGCTCAACGAATTTATGTATTATATAAGAGAGCTAGGCTTTCAAAAGGAATGCGATAAGCTTATTTTTTATGTCAAGAAGCCGGAATTAGCTTATCTGGATAGTCGATTTGCGTATGAAGGTTGTATTAAAGGCTTTTTTAATGGGGTAGACGCGCATATCTATTCTCTTTTTTTAGACCCGGATAGAAATGATGTTGTAGAAACAGAGAAAGAGCGTTTTGTAATGGAGTTAGTTCGTGAGACAAAGGAATGGAATGAAGATACCCCTTTGCCAAAAGGCTACCGAATGCGCTGGGCAAATGAGTATGATTGTGAGCAGATGGCTGAGTTGTATGATCGGGTCTTTGCATCTTATCCAACCCCGATGAATGACCCTGACTTTATCTTAACTATGATGAATAGCCAAGTGTATTTCTCTGTTATTGAACGAGACGGACAAATTGTAAGTGCATGTTCATCAGATATTATGCCAGACTTCAATGCTGCTGAGTTAACAGACTGTGCGACATTGAAAGAGCATCGCGATAAGGGGTTGCTGTCCTATCAAGTGTTTGAGCTAGAGCGCCGGATGAAAAGAATGAAAATACACACCATGTTTTCGTATTCTCGTTCTGTTTCTGCAGGAATGAACTTAGTCAACGCAAGGCATGGATATGTGTATGGAGGCCGGATGATCAGCAACAGCAATATATCAGGAAGCTTAGAGAACATGAACATTTGGTACAAAAACTTAATATAA
- a CDS encoding carboxylate--amine ligase: MPLERSIQAEQGFKTSDQSARKKLLSKQTGPLRLTPEKPKQGKKIALVGWSVASIEAMEKLGRPFIVVSLPGFKEHAELHSIPFYGWDFGENLDYEEVYERSEELHRILADLDVDHAIPIYEETVEWAGALNSRFRDDARIFDHSTLFRDKAMMKRRALLGGLRVGIFEEANNKDDVRQFFNRVNHVLLRMRGDSHDPIHVKAHNKAGAAGHRMILSERDIDEKIKDDSFPLLMESHLHGLEISCEAFIHEGKIRFLNITEYVVFGYSMMVPPTEAVEKVRPLVRQEIEKLVDAFDIQYGLIHPEFFISDDNTIYFGEVAYRIPGGHIFDLMQKTYDFNPYEAHILCCDPNTTEEELKDFFPGEDQKNGHAGSFLVYPKVSYASGINIPKELEEHPSFDKHTLFQPSGGKMQVDSEGYGNHLGTIFFHGEDAEEVKRLLTDYVDHDFYI; the protein is encoded by the coding sequence ATGCCATTAGAGAGAAGCATACAAGCAGAACAAGGATTTAAGACAAGTGACCAATCAGCTAGAAAAAAATTATTAAGCAAACAAACTGGACCCCTCCGTTTAACTCCTGAGAAGCCGAAGCAAGGAAAGAAGATTGCGTTGGTCGGTTGGAGTGTGGCTTCGATAGAGGCGATGGAGAAGTTGGGCCGCCCTTTTATTGTAGTAAGTCTTCCTGGATTCAAAGAACATGCTGAGCTACATAGCATCCCCTTTTACGGCTGGGATTTTGGTGAAAACCTTGACTACGAAGAGGTTTATGAACGTTCAGAAGAGCTTCATCGTATTTTAGCTGATTTAGATGTTGATCATGCTATTCCGATCTATGAAGAAACGGTTGAATGGGCAGGTGCTCTAAATTCACGCTTTAGAGATGATGCACGGATCTTTGATCATTCAACTCTATTCCGAGATAAAGCAATGATGAAACGGAGAGCACTGCTTGGTGGGCTTAGAGTCGGTATCTTTGAAGAAGCAAATAATAAAGATGATGTTCGGCAATTTTTCAACCGAGTGAATCATGTGCTGTTAAGAATGCGTGGAGATAGTCATGATCCGATTCATGTGAAAGCTCATAATAAAGCAGGAGCAGCTGGTCATCGCATGATTCTGTCAGAAAGAGATATTGATGAGAAAATCAAAGATGATAGCTTTCCTCTATTAATGGAGAGTCATCTGCATGGGCTTGAAATTTCCTGTGAAGCATTTATTCATGAAGGGAAGATACGCTTTCTCAACATTACGGAATACGTTGTTTTTGGGTATTCGATGATGGTGCCGCCGACTGAAGCGGTAGAAAAAGTGCGCCCGTTAGTGCGTCAAGAGATTGAGAAGCTCGTTGATGCATTTGATATTCAGTACGGACTGATTCACCCTGAATTCTTTATTTCAGACGATAATACCATTTATTTTGGTGAAGTTGCTTACCGTATTCCTGGTGGTCATATCTTCGACCTTATGCAAAAAACATACGACTTCAATCCTTATGAAGCACATATTCTGTGCTGTGACCCGAACACAACAGAAGAGGAACTGAAGGATTTCTTCCCTGGCGAAGATCAGAAAAACGGACATGCCGGAAGCTTCTTAGTATATCCGAAAGTAAGTTATGCGAGTGGAATTAATATCCCAAAAGAGCTTGAAGAACATCCAAGCTTTGATAAGCACACATTATTCCAGCCTTCTGGTGGGAAGATGCAAGTCGACTCAGAAGGATATGGGAATCACTTAGGGACAATTTTCTTCCATGGAGAAGATGCAGAAGAGGTAAAACGATTGCTAACGGATTATGTGGACCATGATTTTTATATTTAA
- the recQ gene encoding DNA helicase RecQ: MLKQAQHILNHYFGYNDFRPGQNKIVEHVLNGENTLGIMPTGGGKSLCYQIPALVLEGTAVIISPLISLMKDQVDSLVSLGISATYINSSLQFHEQQERLNNLRNGDYQLIYVAPERFESPEFMNALQSLPLSLIAFDEAHCISQWGHDFRPSYRSIIPNLKKLNNLPVMTALTATATDDVIQDIQQLLDIPSSHVVNTGFARDNLHFNIVKGSNKNDYILAYIHSRPKESGIIYTPTRKITESVYQLLSNKGYSTVRYHAGLSEVERKQAQGAFIQEEATIMVATNAFGMGIDKSNVRYVIHYALPMNIESYYQEAGRAGRDGEPSDCTLLFTAQDIQLQRFLIEQSLQDEEKKAQEYEKLQLMINYCHTNQCLPAYILNYFGDTPLQAECEHCSNCRQDGEKSDMTKEAQMVLSCVKRMGERFGASLTAKVLKGSKSQKVIEMGFDKLSTYNLLPQYTEKEIMNLINYLAADGYLTIQDAKFPTLKLTQSAYHVLKGNEAVFVQAQPRHTAEESDYHEGLFEALRGLRKRTADEKNLPPYVVFSDATLKEMARYIPKQKNDLLTIKGVGEKKYEQYGELFLEAIQQFLHENGPIESFKASGPTSTGIKKKQTDKKPSHLLSYEQFQNGSTIKEIAKERELTAMTIENHLFKAYKEGYSLDWNTFFDEELEAQILQKNEELEEKKLKPLKESLPGDISYTTIKAVLVKNGIM, translated from the coding sequence ATGCTCAAGCAAGCGCAACACATTCTGAATCATTATTTTGGCTATAACGATTTCCGGCCTGGACAAAACAAAATTGTAGAACATGTCCTAAATGGTGAAAATACATTAGGCATCATGCCAACAGGCGGCGGAAAGTCTCTTTGTTATCAAATCCCAGCTCTTGTTCTCGAGGGGACGGCTGTGATTATTTCTCCGCTTATTTCACTAATGAAGGACCAAGTTGATTCTTTAGTATCGCTGGGAATTTCAGCTACATATATTAATAGCTCACTTCAGTTTCACGAACAACAAGAACGGCTTAACAACTTACGAAACGGAGATTATCAGCTTATATATGTCGCACCTGAACGGTTTGAATCTCCTGAGTTTATGAATGCATTGCAGAGTCTTCCCCTTTCTCTAATCGCTTTCGATGAAGCACACTGTATTTCGCAATGGGGACACGATTTCAGGCCAAGCTATCGTTCAATTATTCCGAACTTGAAGAAGCTGAACAATTTACCTGTGATGACTGCTTTAACAGCAACTGCAACAGATGATGTCATTCAAGATATTCAGCAGCTACTTGATATTCCATCTTCACATGTCGTTAATACAGGCTTTGCACGTGATAACCTTCATTTCAATATCGTCAAAGGAAGCAATAAAAATGATTATATCCTTGCATATATCCACTCACGACCTAAAGAATCAGGGATTATTTATACACCGACACGTAAGATAACTGAGTCCGTTTACCAACTGCTTTCAAATAAAGGGTATTCAACTGTACGGTATCATGCCGGCTTATCTGAAGTCGAACGTAAACAGGCACAAGGTGCATTTATCCAAGAGGAAGCTACCATCATGGTTGCGACGAATGCATTTGGAATGGGAATTGATAAGTCAAATGTTCGCTACGTTATTCACTATGCACTTCCGATGAATATTGAGTCCTATTACCAAGAGGCCGGCCGTGCAGGACGGGATGGCGAGCCAAGTGATTGTACGCTGCTATTCACAGCTCAGGATATTCAACTGCAACGTTTTTTGATCGAACAATCCCTTCAAGACGAAGAAAAGAAAGCACAAGAGTATGAAAAGCTTCAACTCATGATTAACTATTGCCATACAAATCAATGCTTACCTGCATATATTCTAAATTACTTTGGAGATACACCACTTCAAGCGGAATGCGAGCATTGCAGTAACTGCCGACAGGATGGCGAAAAGTCAGATATGACGAAAGAAGCGCAAATGGTTCTTTCCTGTGTCAAGCGGATGGGCGAACGATTCGGTGCCTCCCTTACCGCCAAAGTGTTAAAAGGGTCCAAAAGCCAAAAGGTCATTGAGATGGGCTTTGATAAGCTGTCGACCTACAACCTTTTACCACAATATACAGAGAAAGAAATCATGAACCTCATTAACTACCTTGCTGCAGATGGCTACCTGACAATTCAAGACGCGAAATTTCCAACATTGAAGCTTACACAATCTGCCTATCATGTCCTTAAAGGGAATGAAGCTGTGTTTGTCCAAGCTCAACCTCGCCATACTGCTGAAGAGAGTGACTATCATGAAGGGTTATTTGAAGCATTACGGGGATTGCGGAAAAGAACGGCTGATGAGAAGAACCTTCCCCCATATGTCGTTTTCTCAGATGCAACGTTGAAAGAGATGGCACGTTATATTCCAAAACAAAAGAACGATTTACTTACTATAAAAGGTGTCGGCGAGAAGAAATATGAGCAATACGGTGAACTTTTCTTAGAGGCTATTCAGCAGTTTCTTCATGAAAACGGGCCAATCGAAAGCTTCAAAGCTTCTGGTCCAACATCTACAGGAATTAAGAAGAAACAAACTGACAAGAAACCAAGCCACCTACTCTCTTATGAACAATTTCAAAATGGAAGCACTATTAAAGAAATTGCAAAAGAACGCGAATTAACAGCAATGACAATTGAAAACCACCTGTTCAAAGCATACAAAGAAGGCTATTCACTAGATTGGAACACTTTTTTTGATGAAGAATTAGAAGCACAAATCTTGCAAAAAAACGAAGAACTAGAGGAGAAAAAGCTGAAGCCATTGAAGGAAAGTCTTCCAGGTGATATTAGCTATACAACCATCAAAGCTGTCCTCGTAAAAAACGGTATCATGTAG
- a CDS encoding 3-dehydroquinate synthase II has translation MEENNLVLGEVISIQKVGEGTRVCVDCIDTLEPKEGALVGNTGSGYLLVLSENRETDTYPARPFRINCGAIHQYLSHGEKTNYLSELKSGQPIQVFNTEGKREVAIGRVKIEKRPLMRVECRINDTIISATLQQSDSVQLLTSDYEPKAIVDLEEGERIFCCEDKPGRHLGEKLNEYIMEY, from the coding sequence TTGGAAGAAAACAATCTTGTCTTAGGTGAAGTGATTTCGATTCAGAAGGTTGGAGAAGGAACGCGTGTCTGTGTAGATTGTATTGATACGCTTGAGCCTAAAGAAGGTGCACTAGTTGGAAACACCGGAAGCGGCTATTTGCTTGTATTATCAGAGAATAGGGAAACCGATACATATCCAGCTCGTCCATTTCGGATTAATTGCGGGGCGATTCACCAGTACCTTTCGCACGGAGAGAAGACAAACTATTTATCAGAGCTGAAGTCTGGTCAGCCTATTCAAGTTTTCAATACAGAAGGAAAGCGAGAAGTTGCAATTGGTAGAGTAAAAATAGAAAAAAGACCGTTAATGCGGGTTGAATGCCGTATTAACGACACTATTATCTCAGCCACCTTGCAACAATCAGATAGTGTGCAGCTTCTGACAAGTGATTATGAACCGAAAGCGATCGTTGATCTAGAAGAAGGTGAGCGAATCTTCTGTTGTGAAGATAAGCCTGGCAGGCATTTAGGTGAGAAGTTAAATGAATATATTATGGAGTATTAA
- a CDS encoding WG repeat-containing protein, with translation MNSSQQYLSFYMPFMPDFRSMHLYPASLKVVGGKRWGYINSLGKIILPFQYEDAFDFQENGLAIVGKNELFGVIDQTGKYVVKPKYETINQFSEGRAVVVDKEGFKVINERGRLITDKAYQFIGTFEDDRALFANSDSKGNYLYGFLNRNGQEVIPNKYQSATDFNVGKAVVKVKEGQFALIDREGTVLHTYNYAYVGSYGDGLLVFQQSLNDKQGYMNEAGEVVIPAQFVTALSFQNGRAVVNISETYENKYGLIDKQGNFVIKPDYNDVNLLGEGRIAVGVANDSERPYIGSKYAIADFDGNLLTMFVYMDVSNYNNGFASANNNQNTFFIDRAGKVAENLPIVSGSGILSFDEELVKANVDYRLFYYNRAGGLVWAQNTIIPLNGQYRVFEQRYKPNKDYLVYYPQVKGMTDATTQQRVNKRLRELSVLKEVNPDVQLDYSYLGDFSVPFFKNVLLQLELNGYEYYFGAAHGMPTKDYVHVNLENGNFYELKDLFKPDSNYVKILSELVGKQIKNDEEYFYIFPDSYKGITANQSFYVTEDALYLYFSPYEIAPYAASFPTFKIPFAEIMPIINVEGEFWQAFHEEER, from the coding sequence ATGAATTCGAGTCAACAATATTTGTCATTCTATATGCCTTTCATGCCGGATTTTCGTTCGATGCATTTGTATCCTGCTTCATTGAAAGTAGTTGGTGGGAAGCGATGGGGTTATATAAACAGCCTTGGAAAAATCATTTTGCCGTTTCAATATGAGGACGCATTCGATTTTCAAGAAAATGGACTTGCGATTGTTGGGAAGAATGAATTGTTTGGTGTTATCGATCAGACTGGAAAATACGTCGTGAAGCCGAAGTATGAGACGATTAATCAATTTTCAGAAGGCAGAGCAGTGGTTGTTGATAAAGAAGGCTTTAAAGTCATTAATGAACGGGGCAGATTAATAACGGATAAAGCCTATCAGTTTATTGGCACGTTTGAAGACGATAGAGCGCTATTTGCCAATAGTGATTCGAAAGGGAATTATTTATACGGTTTCTTAAATCGAAACGGGCAAGAAGTCATTCCGAATAAATATCAATCTGCAACTGACTTTAATGTTGGAAAAGCGGTCGTGAAAGTAAAAGAAGGACAGTTCGCACTCATTGATCGTGAAGGTACCGTATTACACACCTATAACTATGCATATGTTGGAAGCTATGGCGATGGGCTTCTCGTATTCCAACAGAGCTTAAACGACAAACAAGGGTATATGAATGAGGCTGGCGAGGTTGTGATTCCGGCACAATTTGTAACGGCACTATCTTTCCAAAATGGCAGAGCAGTTGTCAATATCTCTGAAACGTATGAGAACAAATATGGATTGATTGATAAGCAGGGTAACTTTGTCATTAAGCCGGATTATAATGATGTGAATTTGCTGGGAGAAGGCAGAATAGCTGTTGGCGTGGCAAATGATTCAGAGCGCCCGTACATCGGTTCAAAATATGCGATTGCTGATTTTGATGGAAATCTGCTCACAATGTTTGTTTACATGGATGTATCAAATTATAATAATGGCTTTGCTTCAGCTAATAATAATCAGAATACCTTTTTTATCGACCGAGCAGGAAAGGTAGCTGAAAATTTGCCAATTGTCTCTGGGAGTGGCATACTCTCATTCGATGAAGAATTGGTTAAAGCGAATGTGGATTATCGTCTGTTTTATTATAACAGAGCTGGGGGCTTAGTGTGGGCACAGAATACGATCATTCCTTTAAATGGACAATACCGCGTATTTGAGCAAAGGTATAAGCCGAATAAAGATTATTTAGTGTATTACCCCCAGGTGAAAGGAATGACAGATGCAACCACACAGCAGCGTGTCAATAAGCGATTAAGAGAATTATCTGTGCTAAAAGAAGTAAATCCAGATGTTCAGCTTGATTACAGCTATCTCGGTGATTTTTCCGTCCCCTTCTTTAAAAATGTCCTTCTTCAACTGGAGTTGAATGGTTATGAATATTATTTTGGAGCAGCACATGGGATGCCAACGAAAGATTATGTTCACGTTAATTTAGAAAACGGAAATTTCTATGAATTGAAAGATTTGTTCAAGCCCGACAGTAACTATGTGAAAATACTAAGCGAGCTTGTCGGCAAGCAAATAAAAAATGATGAAGAATACTTCTACATTTTCCCTGATAGTTATAAAGGAATTACAGCCAATCAATCGTTTTACGTAACTGAGGATGCGCTCTACTTATATTTTTCCCCGTATGAAATTGCCCCTTATGCAGCGAGCTTTCCGACATTTAAGATTCCGTTTGCCGAAATTATGCCAATTATCAATGTAGAAGGTGAGTTTTGGCAAGCGTTTCATGAGGAGGAGAGGTAA